The genomic region GTGCTGCCATCTATGGCGGCCTGGGTCGGGGACGCCGCCCGTGAGCCGGGCGACCTCGATTACGTCGTCACCCCGCACACCATCACCAGCGACAGCGCCGACGCCCAGGCACGGCGCGACGACGCCAAGAACGCGGTCCGAGCCGACCCGGGTCCGGGGCTGCAACCAGACCGGATCACCGAGTCCGCGATCTGGAACATGTCGACGATCGACGGCGGGCAGGGGTGCCGGCCGCTGCGCAGCGCGCCTCGATCCACCGTCACGGTGCCCAACTTGATGCTCGACCCGCCCACTGGGACCAGAAACCCAGGCCCGGGGCGACATCGCGCTCGTCAGGCGTGCTACACAGAGCGATGCCTGACTGGCACTCGCCCGCGTGTCGACGTGGTGGACCTGGTGCCGCATCCACCCGCACGGCTGAGGACGACGCCCGCTCGGCGCGTGACGGAAGCTACGGCCGTCACGCGCCGAGCGACAGCCATCCGCGCCGCCGCGAGCCGGTCAGCGGATGTTTGTCTGAACCGCCGTGGCAATCGGCGTCGAGCCCTGAGTGAGCTCGAGGATTTGCCGGCGGATCCGGGGCTCGTGGAGCAGTTCCGCCAGGGTGGCGGCGACGTCCTCGCGGGAGATCTCGTCGTGCGGCTGCGCCGGACCGAGGGCTATCGCCCCGATTCCGGCGTTATCGACAAGCGCCGATGGCCTGAGGATCAGCCAGTCGAGACCACTTTCAGACACGGCGACGTCGATGAGCTTCTTCACCGCGAAGTAGAACTCCACGTCCTCGTCGAATTCCTGGCCCCGCCCGGCCTCGGGAAGCACCGATACCAACGTGAAGCGCTTCACTCGGGCGATACGCGTCGCTTCGAGGGCCTTCACCACGCCGTCACCATCGATGGCCGCCGTGACCTCCCTGGCGCCTCCGTTCGACCCGGCGGTATACACGACGGCGTCGATCCCCCTGAGCATGGATGCCAGGGAGCCGGGGGTGATGTCCGCGAGGTCGGCGACACGCGCATCGATGCCCCGCGCGGCGAGATCGGCTCTCTGCTCATCGCGACGTACCAGGCCGGAGACCTCATCGCCGCGATCGATCAGGTTCCGCGCGAGCAGCCCTCCGATGGATCCGCTGACCCCGATGATGAATACCTTCATTGCGTGCCCCAGTCCTTCTGATCGGCTCGGTCAGTGTGCCGCCGGGCGTAGCTGGTCCCAGCCTTCCTGCAGGTGGCGCAGGTGCCGCGGAAGACGTACTGCGAGGGAAGCTTGCGCTGACCGGGCTGGCCGGCGAACAGGACGCGCACCTGCTCCTGCACCAGAACAGTCGACGGCACCGTTGTGTCGCGATCGATCGGCCGCCCACGACACCGGTCGCTCGTAGCAGCTCTCGTGGATCTACATGAATTCCGTCTGGAATAGCCCACAGGCGACGTTTACTCCGATCGATCAGAGCAGTACCACGACCCATCCGTCTTCGCTGCCGGTTCAAGACGAACCGATCGTCGTGAGGAGTGGCACCGCAGACGTGAAACTCGTGGCGCTGGCTGCGATCGGAAACGCCCAGGAAAAGTACTTGAGCACGCTGCGGGGCAAGGCTTTGATGCTGCTTGGAGCGTCGCGGATCGCAGGTCGGTTCAGACCACGACCCCGCCGAGGGCGCGGAACACCTCGTGTTCCGCGCCCTCGGGTCACTCCTGATCCGGGTCAGTCGCCCCGACAGGTCGTGTCCCTGGCCGGCATCGTTCCCTCCACGAGGTACGACGTGGTGAGGTTCAGCGCGCAGGCGTTGCCGCTCAGCACGTAGACGCCGTGCCCGCTCTGGTTGGCGGTCACCAGCCGGGCGCGCTGCCCGAACTTCTCGCGCAGCAGCTTGCCCCCCGCCAACGGGGTGACCGGGTCCTGCCGGTTCTGCAGGACCAGCACGTTGCGCGCCCCCTTGTCACTGATCGCGACGGGCGGCTCGGACGGCTCGTACTTCCAGTAGGCGCACGGGGTGATGTTGGCGCTGGCCGCACCGAAGAGCGGGTACCGCTTGCGGTCCTCTGCGACGGCCCGCCGATAGGTCGCGACGTCCTTGGGCCACTGGACGTCATTGCAGGTGACGGCGAGGAACACGGTGAAGGCGTTGTCGTTCGGGCTGGGCGCCGCCGCCGCCGTCTCCGCCTGCGACGGTGCCTGGCCGGGATCCAGGTACGACTGCCAGGTCCGCGCGAGGTTCCCGTACTGCCTCTCGTTGTAGAGGTAGGCGAACGTGATGCCCCGGAAGAAGGCGCCGGTGAGCCCGTCGGGCGCCGGTGTCCGGTCGAACCGTTCGGCGAGGGTCAGGTAGGTCCTGCGCACCTGCTGTGGAGTGCGACCCAGGCCGTAGGAGTCGTGTCGCGCCGCCGCCCAGGTCGCAAAGTCGGGGAACGTCTGCTCCATGCCGAGCGCGTACCGCCGCAGGCCGTCCCGGTCGAGGTGGGTATCGCCGATGTTGCTGTCCAACACGATCCGATCGGTGCTCCTGGGGAACATCGAGGCGTACGCCGCACCCAACGCAGAGCCGTAGGACGCCCCGTAGAAGCTGGCCTTCTCCTCACCGAGCGCGGCCCGGATCCGGTCCAGGTCACGGGCCATGTTGGCGGTCGTCAAATGCCGCAGCCGCCCGTCGGTGTCGTTCTCCGCGCACCGGGCGGCGACCTCCTCGGCGATCTCCGCCTGCCGGGTCACGTCCGCGTCGTCGACCGCGTACGGCGGAATGTTGGCCCAATAGGCGTCGCCGAGGACGAAGCCGCAGCTCACCGGCGCCGAGTGCCCGACGCCCCGGGTGTCCATGCCGATCAGATCGTAGGCATCCATGACGCTGGCCGGCAGCCCTTGGCCGACCAGGAAACCCGGCTGATCCAGCCCGGTGCCGCCCGGCCCGCCGGGGTTGAACATCAGCACACCGCGCCGCTTCTCCGGCTTCGTGCTCGCGATCCGCGACACCATGATCTCGATCTGGGTGCCGTCGGAGTCGCGGTAGTCCAGCGGAACCGGCACCTTCGCGCACTGCACCTGCCCCTGTACCGCAGGCGGCACCACCACGTCCTGCGGGCACGCCGCCCACTGCAACCCCACCGTCGGTCTCCCGGCCGTCGACTCCCCGGCCGTCGCCGGGATGACCGCGGCCAAGGCACCGATCATGCCGAGTATCCCGATCAGGGCGATGCCATGCCTTCGATACACGTCCAGGTCTCCTGTTCTTCGATGTGGTGGCCTACCGGGATGCGACGCCGCGCCTTTTGGCTCAACCAGGTCACAATCGCGTCGGGCCTCCATCCACCGCCGAGGCGGAC from Micromonospora profundi harbors:
- a CDS encoding NAD(P)H-binding protein, translated to MKVFIIGVSGSIGGLLARNLIDRGDEVSGLVRRDEQRADLAARGIDARVADLADITPGSLASMLRGIDAVVYTAGSNGGAREVTAAIDGDGVVKALEATRIARVKRFTLVSVLPEAGRGQEFDEDVEFYFAVKKLIDVAVSESGLDWLILRPSALVDNAGIGAIALGPAQPHDEISREDVAATLAELLHEPRIRRQILELTQGSTPIATAVQTNIR
- a CDS encoding alpha/beta hydrolase; the encoded protein is MYRRHGIALIGILGMIGALAAVIPATAGESTAGRPTVGLQWAACPQDVVVPPAVQGQVQCAKVPVPLDYRDSDGTQIEIMVSRIASTKPEKRRGVLMFNPGGPGGTGLDQPGFLVGQGLPASVMDAYDLIGMDTRGVGHSAPVSCGFVLGDAYWANIPPYAVDDADVTRQAEIAEEVAARCAENDTDGRLRHLTTANMARDLDRIRAALGEEKASFYGASYGSALGAAYASMFPRSTDRIVLDSNIGDTHLDRDGLRRYALGMEQTFPDFATWAAARHDSYGLGRTPQQVRRTYLTLAERFDRTPAPDGLTGAFFRGITFAYLYNERQYGNLARTWQSYLDPGQAPSQAETAAAAPSPNDNAFTVFLAVTCNDVQWPKDVATYRRAVAEDRKRYPLFGAASANITPCAYWKYEPSEPPVAISDKGARNVLVLQNRQDPVTPLAGGKLLREKFGQRARLVTANQSGHGVYVLSGNACALNLTTSYLVEGTMPARDTTCRGD